One Miscanthus floridulus cultivar M001 chromosome 11, ASM1932011v1, whole genome shotgun sequence DNA window includes the following coding sequences:
- the LOC136490984 gene encoding probable polyol transporter 4 has protein sequence MADAGAAVNGGRNKYAVLDRSEEREPDAGTEGRRRPSAPESERRRRERFVYACAVFASLNAILLGYDVGVMSGAIIYMQKDLHITEFQQEILVGCLSVVSLLGSLSGGLTSDAIGRKWTMGLGAIVFQMGAAIMTFAPSFTVLMIGRLLAGVGIGFGAMVSGVYIAEISPAGARGTLTSLPEICINLGILLGYVSNYAFSGLSEHINWRIMLGVGILPSVFIGFALFVIPESPRWLMMEKRVSEARAVLLQISESEAEVEERLAEIEEAAGLMKSMKSEDKEVWRELLNPSPAVRRMLYAGCGIQLFQQITGIDATVYYSPTIFKDAGIKSDQELLAATVAVGFTKTVFILVAIFLIDKVGRKPLLYVSTIGMTICLFLLGVALTMQKHAVGLMSPRVGIDLAIFAVCGNVAFFSIGMGPICWVLSSEVFPLRLRAQGSALGQVGGRVSSGLVSMSFLSMARAISVAGMFFVFAAISTISVLFVYFCVPETKGKTLEQIEMMFESGDEWGGGEIELEDTQHLIPSNKMSVPLG, from the exons ATGGCGGACGCCGGCGCAGCGGTCAATGGCGGCAGGAACAAGTACGCGGTTCTTGATCGGAGCGAGGAGCGGGAGCCGGACGCGGGGACGGAGGGGCGGAGGAGGCCGTCGGCACCCGAGAGcgagaggaggagaagggagcGGTTCGTGTACGCCTGCGCGGTCTTCGCCTCGCTCAACGCCATCCTCCTCGGCTACG ATGTTGGCGTAATGAGTGGCGCGATCATCTACATGCAGAAAGATCTTCACATAACCGAGTTTCAGCAAGAAATCCTAGTAGGCTGTCTGAGCGTGGTCTCACTCTTGGGAAGCCTATCAGGGGGGCTAACATCTGATGCAATTGGCAGAAAATGGACAATGGGCCTCGGTGCAATTGTGTTCCAGATGGGCGCAGCCATCATGACATTTGCTCCATCATTCACTGTGCTTATGATCGGGAGGCTCCTTGCTGGAGTTGGCATTGGTTTTGGTGCCATGGTATCTGGAGTGTACATTGCTGAGATCTCCCCCGCAGGCGCCCGTGGGACTCTCACATCACTTCCTGAGATCTGCATCAATTTAGGGATCCTCCTTGGCTATGTTTCCAATTATGCCTTCTCAGGCCTTTCTGAGCACATCAATTGGAGGATTATGCTTGGTGTCGGTATCCTCCCGTCAGTCTTCATTGGCTTTGCGCTTTTTGTGATCCCAGAGTCCCCTAGGTGGttgatgatggagaagagagTTTCAGAAGCAAGGGCAGTGCTGCTGCAGATTAGCGAGTCTGAAGCTGAAGTTGAAGAACGGCTGGCTGAGATCGAGGAAGCCGCTGGTCTTATGAAATCAATGAAATCTGAGGACAAAGAAGTGTGGAGAGAACTTTTGAACCCTTCTCCCGCCGTTCGCCGGATGCTGTATGCTGGCTGCGGTATTCAATTGTTCCAACAGATCACAGGAATTGATGCTACTGTCTATTACAGCCCAACAATTTTCAAAGATGCTGGGATCAAGTCTGATCAGGAGCTTCTTGCTGCAACTGTTGCCGTGGGTTTCACTAAGACAGTGTTCATCTTGGTTGCAATTTTCCTAATTGATAAAGTTGGACGAAAGCCACTTCTTTATGTGAGCACCATTGGCATGACTATCTGCTTATTTCTCTTAGGGGTTGCACTTACAATGCAAAAGCATGCCGTGGGGCTTATGTCTCCACGTGTTGGTATCGACCTAGCAATTTTTGCAGTTTGTGGCAATGTGGCATTCTTTTCAATTGGCATGGGACCAATATGTTGGGTCTTGTCTTCAGAGGTATTTCCTTTAAGATTACGAGCTCAAGGGTCAGCACTTGGTCAAGTAGGTGGTAGAGTGAGCAGTGGTTTGGTTTCCATGTCATTCCTTTCTATGGCCCGTGCTATATCAGTGGCAGGAATGTTCTTCGTCTTTGCTGCAATATCCACTATCTCTGTACTGTTTGTGTACTTTTGTGTGCCAGAAACAAAAGGGAAAACACTGGAGCAGATCGAAATGATGTTTGAAAGTGGGGACGAATGGGGAGGAGGTGAAATTGAGCTTGAGGATACACAGCATTTAATACCGAGTAACAAGATGTCTGTGCCTCTTGGTTGA
- the LOC136490985 gene encoding uncharacterized protein At4g19900-like produces the protein MRGPDRSKRLLTYTKQRSRTCTVYKAVAPKVQQAKNEMVTPASPTTMPAARKPLPLLLLSLSLPALLLVLSLVFLLSHTTFSLLICPLLPRLSSTRNATSSASRTGTSLGVSMDETLQAFHASMPTTPSRRNATSSSSSTSIIAVSVDKTLQEAFHAFAAAPPPPLPSWPPAAPAAMRSSRKKASAKRNKSLLKLLLRKTPQTRRFAARADEFFAAPCTDRFFMTWLSPLAQFGRRELLVLESLFRWHRGGCLLVASDTMDSAGGRDKLRPFLERGFRLAVASPDFAYLLNGTPAEAWLGAVQRGGVSLGSVPLGQNLSNLLRLALLYRYGGIYLDADVVVLRPLSDLRNAIGAQAVDEATGDWRRLNNAVMVFDRAHPLLHEFIAEFAAAFDGSKWGHNGPYLVSRVASRLRHRSPDLAFAVLPPRAFYPVHWSKIGGLFVAPKDRKDKRWVKAKVENIKGESFGIHLWNRESSRLEMEEGSVVGTLISDSCLFCNSSMFVKQG, from the coding sequence ATGCGAGGACCAGATCGATCGAAACGGCTCCTCACGTACACAAAGCAGAGGTCACGTACGTGCACTGTGTACAAGGCAGTAGCACCCAAGGTGCAGCAAGCCAAGAACGAAATGGTCACTCCTGCATCTCCGACGACGATGCCGGCGGCTCGGAAGCCGTTGCCCTtgctcctcctctccctctcgctcCCCGCCCTCCTGCTGGTGCTCTCCCTCGTCTTCCTGCTCTCGCACACCACCTTTAGCCTCCTCATCTGCCCTCTCCTCCCGAGGCTGTCTTCGACGCGCAATGCGACGAGCAGCGCCAGTCGTACTGGTACCAGTCTCGGTGTCTCCATGGACGAGACCTTGCAAGCCTTCCATGCCTCGATGCCGACGACACCTTCAAGGCGCAATGCGACGAGCTCCAGTAGTAGTACCAGCATTATTGCTGTCTCAGTGGACAAGACCTTGCAAGAAGCATTCCATGCCTTCGCggcggcgccaccgccgccgctgccgtcgtgGCCGCCGGCTGCTCCGGCTGCTATGAGAAGCAGCAGAAAGAAGGCGTCCGCGAAGAGAAACAAGAGCCTCCTCAAGCTCCTGCTCAGGAAGACACCGCAGACGCGGCGGTTCGCGGCGCGGGCGGACGAGTTCTTCGCGGCGCCGTGCACCGACCGCTTCTTCATGACGTGGCTCTCCCCGCTCGCGCAGTTCGGTCGCCGCGAGCTCCTCGTCCTGGAGAGCCTCTTCAGGTGGCACCGCGGCGGCTGCCTCCTCGTCGCCTCCGATACCATGGACTCCGCGGGCGGCAGGGACAAGCTGAGGCCGTTCCTCGAGCGCGGCTTCCGCTTAGCCGTCGCCTCGCCGGACTTTGCCTACCTCCTGAACGGTACGCCCGCCGAGGCGTGGCTCGGCGCTGTCCAGCGCGGCGGCGTCAGCCTTGGGAGCGTCCCGCTCGGGCAGAACCTCTCCAACCTCCTCCGCCTCGCGCTGCTCTACAGGTACGGCGGCATCTACCTCGACGCCGACGTCGTCGTCCTCAGGCCGCTCTCCGACCTCCGCAACGCCATTGGAGCGCAGGCCGTGGACGAGGCCACGGGCGACTGGAGGCGACTGAACAACGCCGTGATGGTGTTCGACAGGGCACACCCGCTGCTGCACGAGTTCATCGCCGAGTTCGCCGCCGCGTTCGACGGGAGCAAGTGGGGCCACAACGGGCCGTACCTTGTGTCCCGGGTGGCGTCGAGGCTACGCCACCGGAGCCCGGATCTCGCCTTCGCGGTGCTGCCTCCGCGGGCCTTCTACCCCGTGCACTGGAGCAAGATCGGCGGACTGTTCGTTGCACCCAAGGATAGGAAAGACAAGAGGTGGGTGAAGGCCAAGGTGGAGAACATCAAAGGCGAGAGCTTTGGCATCCATCTTTGGAACAGGGAGAGCAGTAGGCTGGAAATGGAGGAGGGGAGTGTTGTTGGGACGTTGATTTCAGACAGTTGCCTGTTCTGCAATTCTTCCATGTTTGTAAAGCAAGGATAG